The genomic DNA GCGACTCACCGACTCACCGGTCACCGGCCCCGAGCGGCTCGCCGGCGAGGGCACGATCGAGCAGGTCCTCGACGACCTCGAACAACTGCGCCTGCTGGGTGCGGACACGGTCGTACTCGACCCGTTCAACGGCGATCCCCGCGAGACCTGTCACCCGCAGGTGGCATGGCAGGCGCTCGCGACCGTGGCCGCCCACCGAGACCTGGACACGCATCACACACAGACGGAGCGACAGTGACACACGACGACGAGAACTTTCTCCGCAGGGCCATCGACCTTGCCGCCAAGGCTCGGGCGACTGGAGACGCGCCATTCGGATCACTGCTGGTAGGCCCGGACGGCAGTGTGCTCGCCGAAGAGCACAACACGGTTCTGTCCGACGCCGACATCAGCGCCCATCCCGAGCTGAAGCTGGCCAAATGGGCGGCCCGCGAACTCGACCCCGCCACGGCGGCCGCCACCACCATGTACACCAGTTGCCAGCCCTGCGGCATGTGCGCGGGCGCCATCGAGCGATCCGGCCTCGGCGGCGTCGTGTTCGCCCTCTCCACCGAACAGCTCACCGGCCTCAAGCCGCCCGTCGCCGCTGCCGATGTGCGCCAGGAGGGCCCAGCGCTGTTCGACGAGGCGCGGATCCCCGTTGAGGGTTACTACCACTGATCCCCCGCAGCCGGACGGTTCCGGGTGACGGGGCGGCCGACGGCCGCGCAGCCACCCGGAACCGTCGGTGAGCAGACCGCCCAGCAGGATCCCACGGACCGAGGCGGTACCGGTCGGTGTCCCCCGTAGCCCTGCCCGGCGTGGCCGCCTTCGCGCAGGGCTGCGGCGGTGACCTCGCCGATGCCGGCCGCGAGGAGGTGGAGAGTGGCCGTGGCCCGGCGTCAGTTGGCAGCGGTATCGATGGGAGCCGACGCCGCGGCGGCAGAAGCACGGCGATGCACTCGGGCGAGGACAAGCAGCATCACCACGCAGAGCACGGCGACGACGGCGGCGAAGCACTGCACGGCGGCGAGAAGTCCGACAGCGGTGGCGAGGAAGCCGACGCCGATGACCGGCAGGCCGACGCCGAGGTAGATGATCACGTAGAAGCTGGACAGGACGCCGGCATGGCGATCGGCTGGGGCGGCCTGGTTGACCGCGGTGAGGCCGCCGAGGAACGCAAGTCCCTGGCCGATGCCGCCGATCATGGTTGCGAGAAGCAGCAATGGCAGCGAGGACAGACCGCCCGCGAGGGCCAGCAGTACCAGTCCGGCGGCCAGGAGGGGGAGGCCAACCAGCTCTAGGATCCGGGCCCGCTTGCCGTAGCCGAGGAGTTGGGCGAGCGCGGAGCAGAGCAGCATCAGCGCCACGGCTGCACCGCCCAGAAGCAGGTTCTTACTGCCTGAGAGAGTGGCGACGTAAGTGGGGATGAGGGCGAGGAAGAGCCCGACCACGGCGAACGCGAGAAAGCTCGCCGTCCCGCTGGTCGCGAAGGTTGCCCGCATCGAGGCGGGGATCTCGGAGCGGCGGGGGCGCCACCGGGCTCTTGAAGATGCCGTCGGCAGCGCCATGATGGCGGCCGCCGCCGGAACCAGCAGCACGATCTCCACCGCGAACGGCAGGACATCCGGTGCCGGGGCGTACTGGGCGAGCAGCCCGGCCAGCACGGGCCCGAGGCCGAGGCCGCCCACGGAAGCCATGGTGGACACCAGCGCCGCCTTGCGGCGGTTACCGGTCGGCTCCAGCTCTGTCAGCGCCGCGGTCAACGGCCCCGAGGCCGCGCCGAGCGCCAAGCCCTGCAGGACACGGGCGGCGAACAGCCACCCGGTGCCCGCTGCCAGGGCGAAGACCAGCGATCCCAGCGCGGCCAGTGCCACCGCGGGCAGCAGCACGCCGCGCCGGCCGACCACATCCGACAGCGGACCGGCTACCAGCAGTGAAGGGATCAGCACGGCCGCGTACGCAGCGAAGATCAGCGTGACGATCAGAGGGGAGAAGCCGAATCTCACCTCATAGCCCCGATACAACGGCGTCGGCAGATTCGTGCCGGTGAGCAGGATCAGCAGAGCGTACGCCGCAGCCCAGAACCTCCACGGCCCCTTTGAAACGGGCGACCCGGCAAGGTCCGTGTCCAGCGGGCCGGAACGTTCCGGACGGTGGTCACGGTGTAGCGGCCGACCGCGGTGCGCGTCGGCGAGGCGATCAAGAGGCATCGGTTCCTCCATGCAATCATGTTCGATTTTTCCGAACATAGCAGATGTTCGGAAACGTCGAACATCTTCGCTACCATGAAGGCATGGCCAGCCGTACCGCGACCGAACTCGTCCATCCCGACCCCGCTGGG from Streptosporangium sp. NBC_01756 includes the following:
- a CDS encoding nucleoside deaminase, which gives rise to MTHDDENFLRRAIDLAAKARATGDAPFGSLLVGPDGSVLAEEHNTVLSDADISAHPELKLAKWAARELDPATAAATTMYTSCQPCGMCAGAIERSGLGGVVFALSTEQLTGLKPPVAAADVRQEGPALFDEARIPVEGYYH
- a CDS encoding MFS transporter, whose protein sequence is MPLDRLADAHRGRPLHRDHRPERSGPLDTDLAGSPVSKGPWRFWAAAYALLILLTGTNLPTPLYRGYEVRFGFSPLIVTLIFAAYAAVLIPSLLVAGPLSDVVGRRGVLLPAVALAALGSLVFALAAGTGWLFAARVLQGLALGAASGPLTAALTELEPTGNRRKAALVSTMASVGGLGLGPVLAGLLAQYAPAPDVLPFAVEIVLLVPAAAAIMALPTASSRARWRPRRSEIPASMRATFATSGTASFLAFAVVGLFLALIPTYVATLSGSKNLLLGGAAVALMLLCSALAQLLGYGKRARILELVGLPLLAAGLVLLALAGGLSSLPLLLLATMIGGIGQGLAFLGGLTAVNQAAPADRHAGVLSSFYVIIYLGVGLPVIGVGFLATAVGLLAAVQCFAAVVAVLCVVMLLVLARVHRRASAAAASAPIDTAAN